In Rhodopirellula islandica, the following proteins share a genomic window:
- a CDS encoding transmembrane prediction — MSERVNRQAVPLHEHERLRPMRMRLWWIAISPTVWAIHFLASYITAAIWCEKMMAGNLRPLQFSVAIYTAIALPAIGWVGWASYRNFRRGDPPVPYDFDDPTDRTHFLGFTAFLLSVLSVVATLFTALVFVLIGSCD, encoded by the coding sequence ATGAGTGAGCGTGTGAATCGGCAGGCTGTTCCACTGCATGAGCATGAGCGACTGCGCCCGATGCGGATGCGTTTGTGGTGGATTGCGATTTCGCCGACGGTTTGGGCCATTCACTTTCTGGCGAGTTACATCACCGCGGCGATTTGGTGTGAGAAGATGATGGCAGGCAACCTGCGGCCGTTGCAGTTCTCCGTTGCGATCTACACCGCGATCGCGTTGCCTGCAATTGGATGGGTTGGTTGGGCGAGCTACCGCAACTTTCGTCGCGGCGATCCGCCGGTCCCGTATGACTTTGACGATCCGACGGATCGAACTCACTTCCTCGGATTCACCGCCTTTTTGTTGTCAGTGTTGAGTGTCGTCGCGACGCTGTTCACGGCTTTGGTGTTCGTGTTGATTGGGAGTTGCGACTGA